In one Desulfoferula mesophila genomic region, the following are encoded:
- a CDS encoding VanZ family protein, producing MLGLALAGAGFVVWVAWRIRRLPPGGRAGRALGALGCLAGLGLLAWWQPLLIERTHLVLYGVLGVLAWRVAGHWKGGAARLVWAGAFCALVGLADEVAQYFHPQRVCDLRDVITNALSAWLAIAALGLLCPAGGRENT from the coding sequence ATGCTGGGCCTGGCCCTGGCCGGGGCCGGGTTCGTGGTTTGGGTGGCCTGGCGCATCCGTCGCCTGCCGCCCGGCGGGCGGGCCGGGCGGGCCCTGGGCGCGCTGGGCTGCCTGGCGGGCCTGGGGCTGTTGGCCTGGTGGCAGCCGCTACTCATCGAGCGCACCCACCTGGTGCTCTACGGGGTGCTGGGGGTGCTGGCCTGGCGGGTGGCGGGGCATTGGAAGGGCGGGGCGGCCCGCCTGGTGTGGGCCGGGGCCTTTTGCGCCCTGGTGGGCCTGGCCGACGAGGTGGCCCAGTATTTCCATCCCCAACGCGTCTGCGACCTGCGCGACGTTATCACCAACGCCCTGAGCGCCTGGCTGGCCATCGCGGCGCTGGGCCTGTTGTGCCCGGCGGGCGGCCGGGAAAACACCTAG
- a CDS encoding LemA family protein has product MGRGAKWAIGIGVVALLLFLLLVSPYNSLVNLDEQVNQAKSNIEVTLQRRLDLIPNLVETVKGYASHERETLEGVTKARQQVAAAPTLEGKMAANQGLTSALGRLMVVVERYPDLKANQNFRALQDQLEGTENRIAVARTRYNQAILAYNTAIRRFPTLILARLLGYTPKQGFAATPEAQTAPKVKF; this is encoded by the coding sequence ATGGGCCGTGGAGCCAAATGGGCCATAGGCATCGGCGTGGTCGCCCTGCTGTTGTTCCTGCTGTTGGTCAGCCCCTACAACAGCCTGGTCAATCTGGACGAGCAGGTGAACCAGGCCAAGAGCAACATCGAAGTGACCCTGCAACGCCGCCTGGATCTGATCCCCAACCTGGTGGAGACGGTCAAGGGCTATGCCTCCCACGAACGCGAGACCCTGGAAGGGGTGACCAAAGCCCGCCAGCAGGTGGCCGCCGCCCCCACCCTGGAGGGCAAGATGGCCGCCAACCAGGGGCTGACCAGCGCCCTGGGCCGCTTGATGGTGGTGGTGGAGCGCTACCCGGACCTCAAGGCCAACCAGAACTTCCGGGCCTTGCAGGACCAGTTGGAGGGCACCGAGAACCGCATCGCCGTGGCCCGCACCCGCTACAACCAGGCCATCCTGGCCTACAACACGGCCATACGCCGCTTCCCCACCCTGATTTTGGCCCGCTTGCTGGGTTATACTCCCAAACAGGGCTTCGCGGCCACGCCGGAGGCCCAGACGGCCCCCAAGGTTAAGTTCTAG
- a CDS encoding tRNA 4-thiouridine(8) synthase ThiI has product MSDGKQIKALGIFSGGLDSMLAVKVLERAGVQVAAVTFATPFFSPERAIVSAKHIGVPLQVAAVGEPHLELVKNPPHGYGSNMNPCIDCHAFMFARAGALMAEQGFDFLFSGEVLGQRPMSQNKQALAQVAKLSGMAEHILRPLSAQALPVTPVEERGLVERERLLGLSGRSRKPQMALAAELGISDYPAPAGGCLLTEPGFSRRLKDLFSHSPQAGLAQVELLKHGRHLRLGPTAKLIVGRNQKENQILEKLAPPEAQWLVTQGLPGPLGLYFGPQGPELELAAALVAGYGKAKPGQTVRVQADQGPGLEVIAQSPRLAAAYLL; this is encoded by the coding sequence ATGAGCGACGGCAAACAGATTAAGGCCTTGGGCATCTTTTCCGGCGGCCTGGATTCCATGTTGGCGGTGAAGGTGCTGGAGCGCGCCGGGGTCCAGGTGGCCGCGGTCACCTTTGCCACCCCCTTTTTCAGCCCGGAGCGGGCCATCGTCTCGGCGAAGCACATCGGGGTGCCCCTGCAGGTGGCGGCCGTGGGCGAACCCCATCTGGAGTTGGTAAAAAACCCGCCCCACGGCTACGGCTCCAACATGAACCCCTGCATCGACTGCCACGCCTTCATGTTCGCCCGAGCCGGGGCCCTCATGGCCGAGCAGGGTTTCGACTTTCTCTTTTCCGGCGAGGTGCTGGGCCAGCGGCCCATGAGCCAAAACAAACAGGCCCTGGCCCAGGTGGCCAAGCTCTCGGGCATGGCCGAGCACATCCTGCGGCCCCTGTCGGCCCAGGCCTTGCCCGTCACCCCGGTGGAGGAAAGGGGCCTGGTGGAGCGCGAGCGGCTCCTGGGCCTGAGCGGGCGCAGCCGCAAGCCCCAGATGGCCCTGGCCGCCGAGCTGGGCATCAGCGACTACCCGGCCCCGGCCGGGGGCTGCCTGCTCACCGAGCCCGGCTTCAGCCGCCGCCTCAAGGACCTGTTCTCTCACTCGCCCCAGGCGGGCCTGGCCCAGGTGGAGTTGCTGAAGCACGGGCGGCACCTGCGGCTCGGCCCCACGGCCAAGCTCATCGTGGGGCGCAACCAAAAGGAAAACCAGATCCTGGAAAAGCTGGCCCCGCCCGAGGCCCAGTGGCTGGTCACCCAAGGGCTGCCCGGCCCCCTGGGCCTGTACTTCGGCCCCCAGGGCCCGGAGCTGGAGCTGGCCGCCGCCCTGGTGGCGGGTTATGGCAAGGCCAAGCCGGGCCAGACGGTCAGGGTGCAAGCGGACCAAGGGCCCGGCCTGGAGGTTATCGCCCAGAGCCCCCGCCTGGCCGCCGCCTATCTGCTGTAA
- a CDS encoding DUF1573 domain-containing protein, with product MTRRLILTTCLLLGLILMAAPALAVKGPAIAFDSKEVVFKDVVEGKELTAVFHFTNTGGQNLIIDKVSPSCGCTASRWDEVTEPGKKGTVTLLLDTSGIGGSFRKTATVTTNDPSNPVITLIMTGETLGRIKVDKGRRISLNGCLGSPITAEAVLSDPKGGKLVITGLENPMSDYLDAKVSPQKDGKTYRLDLTSTATEPMEFAGPLFLKAPGGPPVSVWVVANVRGPFTVRPHEVMFGTIDKNNPKPPQRSVLVRKDCVGDLKMDLIDYNKKHFIVERIWQKPGEELLMIISPILENLPEGPFDENLLLQTNQRAFTIKLTGRIK from the coding sequence ATGACCCGACGCCTTATCCTGACGACTTGTCTGCTCCTTGGTCTCATCCTCATGGCCGCGCCGGCCCTGGCCGTAAAGGGCCCTGCCATCGCCTTTGACAGCAAGGAGGTGGTGTTCAAGGACGTGGTGGAGGGCAAGGAGCTTACCGCCGTGTTTCACTTCACCAACACCGGCGGCCAGAACCTGATCATCGACAAGGTTAGCCCCTCCTGCGGCTGCACCGCCAGCCGCTGGGACGAGGTGACCGAGCCGGGCAAGAAGGGTACGGTGACCCTGCTGCTGGATACCAGCGGCATCGGAGGCTCCTTCCGCAAGACCGCCACCGTGACCACCAACGACCCCTCCAACCCGGTGATCACCCTGATCATGACCGGCGAGACCCTGGGGCGCATCAAGGTGGACAAGGGGCGGCGCATCTCCCTCAACGGTTGCCTGGGCTCGCCCATCACCGCCGAGGCGGTGCTCAGCGATCCCAAGGGCGGCAAGCTGGTGATCACCGGCTTGGAGAACCCCATGTCCGACTACCTGGACGCCAAGGTAAGCCCCCAAAAGGACGGCAAGACCTACAGGTTGGACCTGACCTCCACGGCCACCGAGCCCATGGAGTTCGCCGGGCCGCTGTTCCTCAAGGCCCCCGGCGGGCCGCCGGTCAGCGTCTGGGTGGTGGCCAACGTGCGCGGCCCCTTCACCGTGCGCCCCCACGAGGTGATGTTCGGCACCATCGACAAGAACAACCCCAAGCCTCCCCAGCGTTCGGTGTTGGTCAGGAAAGACTGCGTGGGCGACCTCAAGATGGACCTGATCGATTACAACAAGAAGCACTTCATCGTGGAGCGCATCTGGCAGAAGCCCGGCGAGGAGCTCTTGATGATCATCTCCCCCATCCTGGAGAACCTGCCGGAAGGCCCCTTTGACGAGAACCTGCTGCTCCAGACGAATCAGAGGGCGTTCACGATCAAGCTGACCGGCAGGATCAAGTAG
- the def gene encoding peptide deformylase — translation MAVLPIKTFPDSVLSKTCRQVHEVDEDLKQLAQDMLDTMYAAPGVGLAAPQVGRDERLVVIDCSPRDGEPQPLVLFNPRIVEMDGEVVFEEGCLSVPEFTCDVTRAERVVVKAMDAEGQPITIEGEGLLAICLQHELDHLEGRLFLDRISPLKRSLYKKRRLKQLKRDDE, via the coding sequence ATGGCCGTATTGCCCATAAAGACGTTTCCCGATTCCGTTTTGAGCAAGACCTGCCGCCAAGTGCACGAGGTGGACGAAGACCTCAAGCAACTGGCCCAGGACATGCTCGATACCATGTACGCCGCCCCCGGAGTGGGCCTGGCCGCTCCCCAGGTGGGCCGCGACGAACGCCTGGTGGTCATCGACTGCTCGCCAAGAGACGGAGAGCCCCAACCCCTGGTGCTGTTCAATCCCCGCATCGTGGAGATGGACGGCGAGGTGGTGTTCGAGGAAGGCTGCCTGAGCGTGCCCGAGTTCACCTGCGACGTCACCCGGGCCGAGCGAGTGGTGGTCAAGGCCATGGACGCCGAGGGCCAGCCCATCACCATCGAGGGCGAGGGCCTGTTGGCCATCTGCCTGCAGCACGAGCTGGACCACCTGGAAGGCCGCTTGTTCCTGGATCGCATCAGCCCGCTCAAGCGCTCCCTGTACAAAAAGCGCCGCCTCAAACAGCTCAAGCGGGACGACGAGTGA
- the fmt gene encoding methionyl-tRNA formyltransferase — MSRLRLAFWGTPEIALPCLRAAAAEHQVVLCLTQPDRPAGRGRKLKRQPVAALADELGIEVAQPAKADQALERLAELEPQALVVLAYGQLLSPAVLAAAPLGAINIHFSLLPQLRGAAPINWAILRGHERTGVSSMFMAQGLDTGDVIYQKACPIGAQETAGSLAQRLAEMGAQVLLPTLEALATGHAPRQPQDQAAATWAPMLSKSDGLMDWSQSAAELDRRVRGLDPWPGAHTTLGGNPLKLFAPTMLLDDNQGQAPGTVLAAPQAPEMLAVACGQGALALGSVQAAGKQRMEAAAFLRGAGAAPGERLGA, encoded by the coding sequence GTGAGCCGTTTGCGCCTGGCCTTTTGGGGCACCCCGGAGATAGCCTTGCCCTGCCTGAGGGCGGCGGCGGCCGAGCACCAGGTGGTGCTGTGCCTCACCCAACCGGACCGCCCGGCCGGGCGGGGGCGCAAGCTGAAGCGCCAGCCCGTGGCCGCCCTGGCCGACGAGCTGGGCATAGAAGTGGCCCAACCGGCCAAGGCCGACCAGGCCCTGGAGCGCCTGGCCGAGCTGGAGCCGCAGGCCCTGGTGGTGCTGGCCTATGGCCAGTTGCTCTCCCCGGCGGTTTTGGCCGCCGCTCCCCTGGGGGCGATCAACATCCACTTCTCCCTGCTGCCCCAGCTGCGCGGGGCCGCGCCCATCAACTGGGCCATCCTGCGCGGCCATGAGCGCACCGGGGTTTCCAGCATGTTCATGGCCCAGGGCCTGGACACCGGCGACGTCATCTATCAAAAGGCCTGCCCCATCGGAGCCCAGGAGACGGCGGGCTCCCTGGCCCAGCGTTTGGCCGAGATGGGGGCCCAGGTGCTTTTGCCCACCCTGGAGGCCCTGGCCACCGGCCACGCCCCGCGCCAACCCCAGGACCAGGCGGCCGCCACCTGGGCGCCCATGCTCAGTAAAAGCGACGGCCTCATGGACTGGAGCCAAAGCGCGGCGGAGCTGGACCGCCGGGTGCGGGGCCTGGACCCCTGGCCCGGAGCCCACACCACCCTGGGCGGCAACCCGCTCAAGTTATTCGCGCCCACCATGCTCCTGGACGACAACCAGGGCCAGGCGCCGGGCACCGTCTTGGCCGCGCCCCAGGCCCCGGAGATGCTGGCCGTGGCCTGCGGTCAGGGGGCCCTGGCCCTGGGCTCGGTGCAGGCGGCGGGCAAGCAGCGCATGGAAGCGGCCGCGTTTTTGCGCGGGGCGGGCGCGGCCCCCGGCGAGCGGCTGGGAGCATGA
- a CDS encoding DnaJ C-terminal domain-containing protein: protein MAKDYYKVLGVDKSASAEEIKKAYRKLALKYHPDRNKGDKEAEDKFKEINEAYAVLSDPKKKKEFDTYGSSGFKQRYSQEDIFQGSDINDILRGMGLGGDAFSQFFGGGGRGGFRTYTTGGPHQGFGGFQQPFGGMGGAPAKGADLVYELPVTLEEVFSGGDKMVSYRLGQRTERVTVKVPPGIESGKKLRLGGKGEPSPMGAPAGDLLIKINVLDHPQFKREGADLETTVTVPFSQAALGTSVEVATIEGKNLTVKLPKGTQPGARLRLKGQGLPKFKGSGRGDLFVRVALEVPKRLSKEQKELLEKLAEEGL, encoded by the coding sequence ATGGCCAAAGATTACTACAAGGTCCTGGGGGTGGACAAAAGCGCCTCGGCCGAGGAGATCAAGAAGGCCTACCGCAAGCTGGCCCTCAAGTATCACCCGGACCGCAACAAGGGCGACAAAGAGGCCGAGGACAAGTTCAAGGAAATCAACGAGGCCTACGCCGTCCTGAGCGACCCCAAGAAAAAGAAGGAATTCGACACCTACGGCTCCAGCGGCTTCAAGCAGCGCTATAGCCAGGAAGACATCTTCCAGGGCAGCGACATCAACGACATCCTCCGGGGCATGGGCCTGGGCGGCGACGCCTTCAGCCAGTTTTTCGGGGGCGGCGGCCGGGGCGGCTTCCGCACCTACACCACCGGCGGACCCCACCAGGGCTTCGGCGGATTCCAGCAACCCTTCGGGGGCATGGGCGGAGCGCCGGCCAAGGGCGCGGACCTGGTCTACGAGCTGCCGGTGACCCTGGAAGAGGTGTTCAGCGGCGGGGACAAGATGGTCTCCTACCGCCTGGGCCAGCGCACCGAACGGGTCACCGTAAAGGTGCCGCCGGGCATCGAGAGCGGCAAGAAACTGCGCCTGGGCGGCAAGGGCGAGCCCAGCCCCATGGGCGCTCCCGCCGGCGACCTGCTCATCAAGATCAACGTCCTGGACCACCCCCAGTTCAAGCGCGAAGGCGCGGACCTGGAGACCACGGTCACCGTGCCCTTCAGCCAGGCCGCCCTGGGCACCAGCGTGGAGGTGGCCACCATCGAGGGCAAGAACCTCACGGTCAAGCTGCCCAAGGGCACCCAGCCGGGGGCCCGCCTGCGCCTCAAGGGCCAGGGCCTGCCCAAGTTCAAGGGCTCGGGCCGGGGGGATCTTTTCGTGCGGGTGGCCCTCGAGGTGCCCAAGCGCCTGAGCAAAGAGCAAAAGGAACTGCTGGAGAAGCTAGCCGAGGAGGGCTTGTGA
- the rpe gene encoding ribulose-phosphate 3-epimerase has protein sequence MIKIAPSILSSDFARLGDEVRAVEAAGADWIHVDVMDGHFVPNLTIGPPVVKALRPVTKLPLDCHLMISNPDDFLESFVAAGADWISVHLEVCPHLQRTLSRIRELGAKAGVALNPHTSLDGLEWVLGDLDYVLMMSVNPGFSGQAFIPAVVDKVARFREMAAGAGKDILIQVDGGIDAGTIGRMYAAGARCFVSGSYLFGHAGGYAAGVDELRAKAEADS, from the coding sequence ATGATCAAAATCGCACCCTCCATCCTATCCAGCGACTTCGCCCGCCTGGGCGACGAGGTGCGGGCCGTGGAGGCGGCCGGGGCCGACTGGATCCACGTGGACGTGATGGACGGCCATTTCGTGCCCAACCTGACCATCGGCCCGCCGGTGGTCAAGGCGCTCCGGCCGGTGACCAAGCTGCCCCTGGACTGCCACCTGATGATCTCCAACCCCGACGACTTCCTGGAGAGCTTCGTGGCCGCCGGGGCCGACTGGATCAGCGTGCACCTGGAGGTCTGCCCCCACCTGCAGCGCACCCTTAGCCGCATCCGCGAGCTGGGGGCCAAGGCCGGGGTGGCCCTGAATCCCCACACCTCCCTGGACGGCCTGGAGTGGGTGCTGGGCGATCTGGACTACGTCCTGATGATGAGCGTGAACCCCGGTTTTTCGGGCCAGGCCTTCATCCCGGCGGTGGTGGACAAGGTGGCCCGCTTCCGTGAGATGGCCGCCGGGGCGGGGAAAGACATCCTCATCCAGGTGGACGGCGGCATCGACGCCGGCACCATCGGGCGCATGTACGCCGCCGGAGCCCGCTGCTTCGTGTCCGGCTCCTATCTGTTCGGCCATGCCGGGGGCTACGCCGCCGGGGTGGACGAGCTCAGGGCCAAGGCCGAAGCGGACTCCTGA
- a CDS encoding histidine phosphatase family protein: MARSKLYDKQEFTRLYLWRHPEVLGGTEGIVYGHTDTALSSEGAKQLEGIAAYMSDKKVSAIYGSDLQRSHLVAQAVGGGQQPSREPIVDKDLRELFLGQWEGLSYQTLREQYPEEMKARWDDLAGYRVPGGESLTDLARRVAPAFERIIEGNRGGRVCVIGHAGVNRVFLAGLLGMPLERIFRLDQAYACLNLIDVFDDGVPLVRTLNQKIIS; encoded by the coding sequence ATGGCTCGCTCCAAACTGTACGACAAGCAAGAGTTCACCCGGTTGTATCTTTGGCGCCATCCCGAGGTGCTTGGCGGGACCGAGGGGATCGTGTATGGCCACACCGACACGGCCCTGAGCAGTGAGGGAGCCAAGCAGCTCGAGGGCATAGCCGCCTACATGTCGGACAAAAAGGTGAGCGCGATCTATGGCAGCGATTTGCAACGCTCCCACCTGGTGGCCCAGGCGGTGGGCGGGGGGCAGCAACCCAGCCGCGAGCCGATTGTCGACAAAGACCTGCGGGAGCTGTTCCTGGGCCAGTGGGAAGGCCTGAGCTACCAAACCCTGCGGGAGCAATACCCCGAGGAAATGAAGGCCCGTTGGGACGACTTGGCGGGCTACCGCGTGCCCGGCGGCGAGTCGCTGACCGACCTGGCCCGGCGCGTAGCCCCGGCCTTCGAGCGGATCATCGAAGGCAACCGGGGGGGCCGAGTTTGCGTGATCGGTCACGCCGGGGTCAACCGGGTGTTTTTGGCCGGGCTCTTGGGCATGCCCCTGGAGCGCATCTTCCGCCTGGACCAGGCCTACGCCTGCCTGAACCTCATCGACGTGTTCGACGACGGGGTGCCCCTGGTGCGCACCCTGAACCAAAAGATAATCAGCTAG
- a CDS encoding TPM domain-containing protein gives MIVRRLCCLTIALALVFMLAAGALAALDYPRPTGPGGAPSAVGDYAKLLPAQTKQAMEAIATELLQKTGAAVVVATLPSLDGESIEQAAVQLFEKWGIGKKGEDKGVLILVAPTERKLRIEVGYGLEGVLTDATSGAVRDQYMLPYFKKGDFAKGLLAGEVAVASVIAQASGVKLTGVPEVKLRQGSRGFSLGGLFLVLIVFWLVLRIFGKRGGRGGRGGGGGVLPALLLGSMMGGNMGGGFSRGGGFGGFGGGFGGFGGGMSGGGGASGSW, from the coding sequence GTGATCGTCCGCCGCCTGTGTTGTCTGACCATCGCCCTGGCCCTGGTGTTCATGCTGGCCGCCGGGGCCCTGGCCGCTCTGGACTATCCCCGGCCCACCGGACCGGGGGGAGCCCCCAGCGCGGTGGGCGACTACGCCAAGCTGCTGCCCGCCCAGACCAAGCAGGCCATGGAGGCCATAGCCACCGAGCTGTTGCAAAAGACCGGCGCGGCGGTGGTGGTGGCCACGCTGCCCTCCCTGGACGGCGAGAGCATCGAGCAGGCCGCGGTGCAGCTTTTTGAGAAGTGGGGCATCGGCAAAAAGGGCGAGGACAAGGGCGTGCTCATCCTGGTGGCCCCCACCGAGCGCAAGCTGCGCATCGAGGTGGGCTACGGCCTGGAAGGGGTGCTCACCGACGCCACCTCCGGGGCGGTGCGCGATCAATACATGCTGCCCTACTTCAAGAAGGGCGACTTCGCCAAGGGCCTGCTGGCCGGCGAAGTGGCGGTGGCCTCGGTCATCGCCCAGGCTTCGGGCGTCAAGCTAACCGGCGTGCCCGAGGTCAAGCTGCGCCAGGGCTCCCGGGGCTTCAGCCTGGGCGGCCTGTTTTTGGTGCTTATCGTTTTCTGGCTGGTGCTACGCATCTTTGGCAAGCGCGGCGGCCGGGGGGGCCGGGGCGGGGGCGGCGGCGTCCTGCCCGCCCTGCTGTTGGGCTCCATGATGGGCGGCAACATGGGCGGCGGCTTTTCCCGGGGCGGCGGCTTCGGCGGCTTCGGGGGGGGCTTCGGCGGCTTCGGCGGCGGCATGAGCGGGGGCGGCGGCGCCTCCGGTTCCTGGTAG
- a CDS encoding MgtC/SapB family protein, protein MMVDEWTMIWRILAAAGLGLIIGLDREIHGRAAGLRTCLLVAMSGALLMSLSLYLTQMFAATADSSVVRLDPGRLPSYAIAGMGFLGAGAIIQGRLRSRGVTTGAAMWACTGIGLAVGAGLYLPAVAATVVTLVALKLFRDMARYLPREQNVMLRLDLSDPEAEDQVRALLKQHHARILFVGRERCLPANTEEVEMSLSIRSGAGWRKMLQEMDSIEGISCYSWKQAEVP, encoded by the coding sequence ATGATGGTTGACGAGTGGACCATGATCTGGCGCATCCTCGCGGCCGCCGGGCTGGGGCTGATCATCGGCCTGGATCGGGAGATCCACGGCCGGGCCGCCGGCCTGCGCACCTGCCTGTTGGTGGCCATGAGCGGGGCCCTGCTCATGAGCCTGTCGCTGTACCTGACCCAGATGTTCGCGGCCACCGCCGACTCCAGCGTGGTGCGCCTGGACCCCGGCCGCCTGCCCTCCTACGCCATCGCGGGCATGGGCTTCTTGGGGGCCGGGGCCATCATCCAGGGCCGCCTGCGCTCCCGGGGGGTCACCACCGGGGCGGCCATGTGGGCCTGCACCGGCATCGGCCTGGCCGTGGGGGCCGGGCTCTACCTGCCTGCCGTGGCGGCCACGGTGGTCACCCTGGTGGCGCTCAAGCTCTTCCGCGACATGGCCCGGTACCTGCCCAGGGAGCAGAACGTCATGCTGCGCCTGGACCTGAGCGACCCGGAGGCCGAGGACCAGGTGCGGGCCCTGCTCAAGCAGCACCACGCCCGCATCCTCTTCGTGGGCCGGGAGCGCTGCCTGCCCGCCAACACCGAGGAGGTGGAGATGTCCCTGTCCATCCGCTCGGGCGCGGGCTGGCGCAAGATGCTTCAGGAGATGGACAGCATCGAGGGTATTTCCTGTTACTCCTGGAAGCAGGCCGAGGTGCCCTAG
- the rsmB gene encoding 16S rRNA (cytosine(967)-C(5))-methyltransferase RsmB, which yields MSRARRDAFRVLLELEAGTALLESSLARNLEKAAPRERAFATSLIFMVLRNRLFLDHLLARFLDRPPAKLDPPVLAVLRLGAAEAALMSTPAHAVVSAAVELAKATPARRGQKLVNAVLRRLVGGWPEVPLPGPEAAPLERLPLVYSHPAWLVAELLAQHSPEVVEAWLQANQAQPPLTLRLNPARATREGLAADLRQHAETLEPHPLVPEGLLLRGLKLPAAQLPGFESGLFSIQDAAAQAVSHLLGVEPGMAVADLCAGAGGKTGHLAALLRGQGRLWAVDPSPARVRALRQNLGRLGVQWVSVKQADALSLTGLDGALDRVLVDAPCSGLGVCGRRPDVRWRRVPEDPARLAKLQLDLAAKGAELLRPGGALVYATCTFTRAENQEVVAGLLARCPGLRLEWPQGLATELRACIGPDGYFSTMPQRDQADAFFAARLVKE from the coding sequence ATGAGCCGGGCCCGGCGCGACGCCTTTCGCGTGCTCCTGGAGCTGGAGGCCGGCACGGCGCTCTTGGAAAGCAGCCTGGCCCGCAACCTGGAAAAGGCCGCGCCCCGCGAGAGGGCCTTTGCCACCAGCCTGATCTTCATGGTGCTGCGCAACCGCCTCTTTCTGGACCACCTTCTGGCCCGCTTCCTGGACCGCCCGCCCGCCAAGCTGGACCCTCCGGTGCTGGCCGTGCTGCGTCTGGGCGCGGCCGAGGCGGCGCTGATGTCCACCCCGGCCCATGCCGTGGTCTCGGCGGCGGTGGAGCTGGCCAAGGCCACTCCGGCCCGGCGGGGGCAAAAGCTCGTCAACGCGGTGCTGCGCCGTCTGGTGGGGGGCTGGCCAGAGGTGCCCCTGCCCGGTCCCGAGGCCGCTCCCCTGGAGCGCCTGCCGCTCGTCTACTCCCACCCCGCCTGGCTGGTGGCCGAGCTCTTGGCCCAGCATTCGCCGGAGGTGGTCGAAGCGTGGCTCCAGGCCAACCAGGCCCAGCCGCCCCTGACCCTGCGCCTCAACCCGGCCCGGGCCACCCGCGAGGGCCTGGCCGCCGATCTGCGCCAGCACGCCGAGACGCTGGAGCCCCACCCCCTGGTCCCCGAGGGCCTTCTGCTGCGCGGGCTCAAGCTCCCGGCGGCTCAGCTGCCCGGCTTTGAAAGCGGCCTGTTTTCCATCCAGGACGCGGCGGCCCAGGCGGTGAGCCATCTGCTGGGCGTGGAACCGGGCATGGCCGTGGCCGACCTCTGCGCCGGGGCCGGGGGCAAAACCGGCCACTTGGCCGCCCTGCTGCGGGGGCAGGGACGGCTCTGGGCCGTGGACCCCAGCCCGGCCCGCGTCCGGGCCCTCCGGCAAAACCTGGGCCGGCTGGGGGTGCAGTGGGTGAGCGTTAAACAGGCCGACGCCCTGAGCCTCACCGGCCTGGACGGCGCTCTGGACCGGGTGCTGGTGGACGCCCCCTGCTCGGGCCTGGGGGTGTGCGGCCGGCGGCCCGACGTGCGCTGGCGGCGCGTCCCGGAAGACCCGGCTCGCCTGGCCAAGCTGCAACTGGACCTGGCCGCCAAGGGGGCCGAGCTGCTGCGGCCCGGCGGGGCCCTGGTCTACGCCACCTGCACCTTTACCCGGGCCGAGAACCAGGAGGTGGTGGCCGGGCTGCTTGCCCGCTGCCCCGGCCTGCGGCTAGAATGGCCCCAGGGTTTGGCCACGGAGCTCAGGGCCTGCATCGGCCCGGACGGTTATTTCAGCACCATGCCCCAGCGGGACCAGGCCGACGCCTTTTTCGCGGCGAGGCTGGTGAAAGAGTAA
- a CDS encoding DUF434 domain-containing protein, with protein MGGIDLEALGQAAVDLRYLLGRGYPRELGLKLTGDRWGLDAEARQVLRRAVVAPERARARRERLLPLTAVRGQAVGVDGHNVIIILESALMGAVLVAADDGTVRDIGQKGRHYGPGPHSETAARLLVETLARAEAARALILLDAPLPFSGQTAGMLRELMASAGLAGEARAVADPEKDLAVFDGIVASADGPLIDAAARPLDLGGAIILAMEPVPAMISLENS; from the coding sequence ATGGGTGGGATCGACCTAGAAGCCCTGGGCCAGGCGGCCGTTGACCTGCGCTACCTCTTGGGGCGGGGCTATCCCCGGGAGCTGGGCCTCAAGCTCACCGGCGACCGCTGGGGCCTGGACGCCGAGGCGCGCCAGGTGCTCCGGCGGGCGGTGGTGGCCCCGGAGCGGGCCCGCGCCCGGCGGGAGCGCCTGCTGCCGCTCACGGCCGTGCGCGGCCAGGCGGTGGGGGTGGACGGCCACAACGTGATCATCATCCTGGAAAGCGCCCTGATGGGCGCGGTGTTGGTGGCCGCCGACGACGGCACGGTGCGCGACATCGGGCAAAAGGGCCGCCACTACGGCCCCGGCCCCCACAGCGAAACGGCGGCCCGGCTCCTGGTGGAAACCCTGGCCCGGGCGGAAGCGGCCCGGGCGCTGATCCTCCTGGACGCGCCCCTGCCTTTTAGCGGCCAAACCGCCGGGATGCTGCGGGAGCTCATGGCCTCGGCCGGGCTGGCGGGCGAGGCCCGCGCGGTGGCCGACCCGGAGAAAGACTTGGCGGTATTTGACGGCATCGTGGCCAGCGCGGACGGCCCCCTCATCGACGCGGCGGCCCGTCCCCTGGACCTGGGCGGGGCCATAATCCTGGCCATGGAGCCCGTTCCGGCCATGATCAGCTTGGAGAACTCATGA